A genomic region of Anas platyrhynchos isolate ZD024472 breed Pekin duck chromosome 19, IASCAAS_PekinDuck_T2T, whole genome shotgun sequence contains the following coding sequences:
- the ATP5PD gene encoding ATP synthase subunit d, mitochondrial, with translation MPGPAQRRPAAITARRFRFPRAEPEAEPEGGEGAGLPARCSAGDGGRGSRRSMAGRRAALKAIDWAAFAERVPANQRAMFNALKTRSDALSARLASLPEKPPTIDWAHYKAAIAKAGMVDEFQKKFSALKVPEPVDTQTAKIDAQEQEAAKNTAEYVQASKARIAQYEQHLQKLKSMIPFEQMTNEDMAEAFPETKLDMEKNPFWPHRPIADL, from the exons ATGCCCGGCCCCGCTcagcgccgccccgccgccatcaCCGCCCGCCGCTTCCGGTTTCCGCGGGCGGAACCGGAAGCGGAAccggagggaggggagggggcggggcttccgGCGCGGTGCTCGGCAGGGGACGGCGGGCGCGGCTCAAg GCGCAGCATGGCGGGccgcagagctgctctcaaggCCATCGACTGGGCCGCCTTCGCCGAGCGGGTGCCGGCCAACCAGCGGGCCATGTTCAACGCCCTGAAGACCCGCAGCGACGCGCTGTCAGCACG GCTGGCCAGCCTGCCGGAGAAGCCCCCCACCATCGACTGGGCTCACTACAAGGCTGCCATTGCGAAAGCTGGCATGGTGGACGAGTTCCAGAAGAAG TTCAGTGCACTGAAGGTTCCTGAGCCAGTGGACACGCAAACTGCTAAAATTGATGCCCAGGAGCAGGAAGCT GCAAAGAACACCGCCGAGTATGTGCAAGCTTCCAAAGCTCGGATTGCCCAGTACGAACAGCAC CTTCAGAAGCTCAAAAGCATGATTCCCTTTGAACAAATGACAAATGAAGACATGGCTGAAGCCTTCCCTGAAACCAAACTGGATATGGAGAAGAACCCGTTCTGGCCTCACAGACCAATTGCTGATCTGTAA